A window of Patagioenas fasciata isolate bPatFas1 chromosome 5, bPatFas1.hap1, whole genome shotgun sequence contains these coding sequences:
- the YY1 gene encoding transcriptional repressor protein YY1, with product MASGDTLYIATDGSEMPAEIVELHEIEVETIPVETIETTVVGGEEDEEEEEEDECCEECGPHHPPHHYHHHQPMIALQPLVSDGDPSGAGGGAAGGGGGQLHLHHHHQEVILVQTREEVVGGDDSDGLRADDGFEDQILIPVPAPAGEDEYIEQTLVTVAAAGSKSGGGGSSSAGGGGRVKKGGSGKKSSKKSYLSGGGGGGAEGGGGRKWEQKQVQIKTLEGEFSVTMWASDDKKDIDHETVVEEQIIGENSPPDYSEYMTGKKLPPGGIPGIDLSDPKQLAEFARMKPRKIKEDDAPRTIACPHKGCTKMFRDNSAMRKHLHTHGPRVHVCAECGKAFVESSKLKRHQLVHTGEKPFQCTFEGCGKRFSLDFNLRTHVRIHTGDRPYVCPFDGCNKKFAQSTNLKSHILTHAKAKNNQ from the exons ATGGCCTCGGGAGACACCCTGTACATCGCCACGGACGGCTCGGAGATGCCGGCCGAGATCGTGGAGCTGCACGAGATCGAGGTGGAGACCATCCCGGTGGAGACCATCGAGACCACCGTGGTAGGCGGCGAGGaggacgaggaagaggaggaagaggacgaGTGCTGCGAGGAGTGCGGCCCGCACCACCCGCCCCATcactaccaccaccaccagcccATGATCGCGCTGCAGCCGCTGGTCTCGGACGGGGACCccagcggggcgggcggcggcgcggccggcggcggcgggggacaGCTCCAtctgcaccaccaccaccaggagGTGATCCTGGTGCAGACCCGCGAGGAGGTGGTAGGGGGAGACGACTCGGACGGACTACGGGCCGACGACGGCTTTGAGGACCAGATCCTCATCCCGGTGCCGGCCCCCGCCGGCGAGGACGAGTACATCGAGCAGACCCTGGTCACCGTAGCCGCCGCCGGTAGCAAGAGCGGAGGTGGCGGCTCCTCCTCGGCCGGCGGAGGAGGCCGCGTTAAGAAGGGCGGCAGCGGCAAGAAGAGCAGCAAGAAGAGTTACCTgagcgggggaggcggcggcggggccgagggcggcggcggcaggaAATGGGAGCAGAAGCAGGTGCAGATCAAGACCCTGGAGGGGGAGTTCTCGGTCACCATGTGGGCCTCGG ATGATAAAAAAGATATTGACCATGAAACAGTGGTGGAAGAACAGATCATCGGAGAGAATTCTCCTCCAGATTACTCAGAGTACATGACGGGGAAGAAACTTCCTCCTGGTGGAATACCTGGCATTGACCTCTCAGACCCCAAACAACTGGCTGAATTTGCTAG aatgaaaccaagaaaaattaaagaagatGATGCTCCACGAACGATAGCTTGTCCTCACAAA GGCTGCACAAAGATGTTCAGGGACAACTCTGCCATGAGGAAGCACCTGCACACTCATGGCCCGCGAGTACACGTATGTGCAGAATGTGGCAAGGCCTTTGTGGAGAGCTCAAAACTAAAGCGACATCAGCTAGTTCATACCGGAGAGAAACCCTTtcag TGTACATTTGAAGGATGTGGAAAGCGTTTTTCACTGGACTTCAATTTACGCACACATGTGCGAATTCATACTGGCGACAGGCCCTATGTTTGCCCATTTGATGGCTGCAATAAGAAGTTTGCGCAATCAACTAACCTGAAATCTCACATCTTAACACATGCTAAGGCCAAAAACAACCAGTGA